Sequence from the Pedobacter sp. D749 genome:
TTTTTGGTTGTCGCAACTGTTACCGGGCGTCCGTTGTTTAAAAACTGTAAACCTTTAATCCACTGTGCATTTCTTTTATCATTAGGATCGTTAAAGTTTGCATAGTACTCAGGCAAGGTACTCATTGGCGCACTTGGTGTAAATTTCAAGCTAAACTTTTCCTGCAACGAACGTGGCAAAGAATAACGTGAATAAATCATGGTACCATTACTAAAACCCGGATCGAAAGGAATTGCGAATATAAATTCTTTGATTTGCGGCCCGTTATCAATGAAGAACATCTTTTTAAAATCGCTTTCTAAACTATAAGGTGTTGATGGTGCTCCAATAATCGCATCGCACATGGCTACCGCTTCATTGTATTTCGATGTACCCGTATAAACTTCTGCATTCAAATACATTTTAGCTAGGATAGCGTATGCAGTGTAACGGTTTGGTCTGCCATAAGTAGCAGCACCGGTTGCTGTGCTCAGGTTTGGGATTACTTCTTTTAGTTCAGCTTCAATAAAGTTAAATACTTCAGTCCTTGATTTTGTTTCGGGTGGGGTCGTCTCACCAAAAGTGGTTACAACCGGAATATTTCCCCACAAATCCATCATCATAAAGAAAGCTAAAGCCCTGGTTGCCCTAACTTCAGCCAGGGCCGAAGTTTTTGCCGGTGATTCTGGCGCATTTTTTAACAAGAATAAGCTTTGGTTGGCTTTACTAATCACTCCGGAAAGCCATCCCCAACCGCTACCTACGTGCCCATTATCTTTATTCCAGGTGTGTTTATGGTGCGCCTCGGAGACACCACCATCATACCAGTTACCCCCTCTTGCGGGCATAATTGCCTCATCGGTACTTAAGCTTTGCATAAAGAAGTAATCGGTACTCCAATTCTGGCGAAGCTGTACATAAACCTGACCGGTTAACTGTACAAAATGTTGTGGCGTTTGAGGAAATGTTTCAGGAGTTAATTGCGTTTCCACCTTTAAATCCAGTTTGTGGCAGGAACTTAACACACCTAGTGTTAAAGCTGCGCCTGCAATATATTTAGTAAGATTTTTCATCTCTAATTGATTAATTAAATGATACGTTTAAACCGAACAGGAAGGTCCTGGTTTTTGGATAAAAGTTGTTGGTATCAACACCTGGGGCAGTACCGCCTTGATTAATTTCCGGGTCAATACCTTTGTAACCTGTAATTAAAAATAAATTGTTTGCCGTTGTGTACAGACGTAGAGATCGAACGCCTGGTATAATTCCTTTCTTAAAGGTATAACCTAAAGTCGCATTATCCAACCTTAAATAACTTCCGTTTTCGAGGAAACGACTTGAGTATTTATACGAATTGAAATCAGCTGCAGATTCGTTTTCTACTTCAACCGGAATATTGGTAAACTGTGCGGTACTCGGACGGAATAAATCAGCACGGGTTACATTCATAATCTTATTCCCCAATACAGCCCTTATGAAAATGCTTAGATCGAAATTTTTATACCTGATGTTATTTGACCATCCAATCAATGCTTTTGGCTGTGCATTACCCAATATGTAATAATCAGTTTTATCCAGTAAATTCTGAGTTTTAACATTTCCGGCAGCATCATAAAATTGTGAAACGCCATTGGCATCTTTACCTGCATATTTATAAGTGAAAAATGTTCCGATAGGCTGGCCCGGTGACAAAATTTGTATTGATGCACCACTCTGCCCTCCACCACCAGGTGTAACGGTCAATCGGTCTTCAATGTTAAACCTGCTATCATCCGATAGTGTAACAATTTTATTTTTATTGTGCGCTAAGTTAAATCCGGTAGTCCAGCTAAAGTTATCTGTAATCACTGGCGTACCATTTAAAACCAACTCGACACCCTTATTACTTAACTCACCAACATTAGCGGTGTAGAGACTTGTTGGAAATAAGTTATTATCAACCCCAAAAGACAATATTAAATCAGTTGTTTTTTTATCATATAAATCCACAGATCCTGTTAATCTGCCCTTAAACAATCCGAAATCCAAACCAATATTGGTTGTGGCCGTTTTCTCCCATCTTAAATCAGGGTTTTCATTTTGAATGGCACCGTAAGCACCTTCTCTTGGTGAACCGTTATAATAGAACTGGCCAACCTGACCGTAAATTAACTTCGTGGTTAATGGCGCGAAACCCGCTGAGTTCCCGGCAATACCATAACTTCCACGTAGTTTTAATGTTCCAATCAGATTTTGATTTTTAAAGAAATTTTCCTGGTCAATGTTCCAGGCCGCACCCACAGATGGGTAATATCCCCATGTTTCATTTATTCCGAATACATTCGATCCATCTCTTCTAATTGATCCCTGAATAAGGTATTTATTTTTGTAATTATAATTAACCCTGGCAAAATCAGAAATCAGTAAAATCTCCTGGTAAGTAACATCTGGATTAAAATTAACCCTAAAATCCGGAATTGCATAAGGATTACCTAAACTTAAATTATTATAACCAACATCATTAACAGGAAAATTAGTTGAGGTGGCCTGAAAACCGTCGTTATTTAATGATTGTTGGTATGAGTAACCTACAACGGCATTGATATCGTGGTCACCGAACTTTTTATTCCAGGTAAGGTAAGTTTCTAAAATTTTATTGGTATTTTGATATGTATTTCTTTGCGCTACGCCATTTTGGCCAACCAATGATATAAAAGCTAGGGGAGCTGGTGGCTCTGGTGTGTTTCTTACGTTGTTGTAACGCGAGGTGTAAATGCTGTTGTAAAATGCACCAAAAATATTTTCTGTGTTCTGGTAAGATACATTTATGTCATAGGTGAAGCCAAATGGTAGTTTTAAGTTTGCACTCACACTTCCTAAAATGTTTTTCGTTTTTACGTTTTCCTTGCCATTTTCCAGCATGGAAACCGGGTTGTAATAATTGCTTTGAATCAGGTTGTCAAAATAACTTCCATCGGGATTTCTAACCGGTGCAGTTGGTAAATACGTTAGCATTTGTGATAGAACCGTATTTCTATACGGAACTAAATCTGCATTACTTACGGAGTTGCTTAAGTTAAACGAAAGCTTTAATTTATCGTTGAAAGCTTTTTGTTCCAAACCCACGCGACCTATAAACCTATCTAAACCACTGGCTTTGATGATACCTTTCTGGTTAAAATAATTAATGCTTGCGTTATAAGTCGTTTGCTCTGTTCCGCCACTTAATGAAACATTGTGATTATAAGACAGGGCATTGCTTCTTTGTACTTCATTCTGCCAATTGGTGTTGGCACCTTTATCATTCGCAGGCGTTAATGCAGTATTGGTTTTTGCTAAAAAGGCGCGTAATTGATCTGAATCCATCATATCATAACGATTAGAAACGTTTTCTACACCAAAATAGCCGTTATAAGAGATTTGGGTTTGTCCGGCAACGCCTTTTTTCGTGGTTACCATAATTACACCATTTGCAGCACGGTTACCATAAATCGCAGAAGCGGCAGCATCTTTCAATACGTCGATTGTAGCAATATCATCAGGTGCCAGAATGGAAATATCCGCGCCAACTACTCCATCGATTACGAATAATGGCGATTGAGCGCCATCGCGAAGGGTTGATGCACCACGCATAATGATTGCTGCAGTTTTGGTAGGATCTCCATTTTTGGTAATGTTTAAACCTGGAACTTTACCTTGTAACATCTGTCCAATATCACTGATAGCCCCCCTATTCAAATCATCTCCTTTAACTGAAGATATGGAACTGGTTAAAGCCTTTCTTGAACTTTTACCATAACCCACCACAACCACATCATTAAGAGCGGCCGTAGATTCTAAAATAGTAACTTTATAAGTAGACGCTGTACCTACGGTGAGTTCCTTAGTTTGATAACCCAGGAAACTGAAAAGAATTTTGTCACCGGTTTTTGCTGAAATGCTGAATGATCCATCTGTACCTGTAGAAGTTACTTTCGAAGTACCTTTTACTGAAACAGACGCACCGATTACGGGCTGGTTTGTGTTATCTAATAAATTTCCAGTAATTTTTCGTTCAGTTTGCGCGTAGGTAACATTAAATACCTGGCTGATGAGTAAAAGCAGCATAAATATGCCACTATACTTTAAGCGTGTACATTTAAATCTCATGATTTTTGTAAAATTAGATTCATAAATTGTTTATTTAGTTATTAATGTTTGGAGATAGAATTTAAAATTTAATGGTAGCCGGTAAATATTTAGCCACCAATGCTTTGTAGTAAGATTCCAGTTCTTCCCAGCTTTTCTGATTGGGATTTTTAGAATATAAATCGTAAGGGTTAAAAAGGTTAACCCATTTAAACATTTCATGGTCCTTTTCATTCATCAGGTGATCGTATGCATTTTCCCTGTGCTGTGAATAAAAAGAATGGTAACGGAGCATATATAAACCCGGTTCTGGTAAGTAGGGCTTCATCATGTGGTATACATATTCATCGTGCCCCCAAGACATATCTACATTATCCAGCCCACAATTTTGAGTATAAACACCCAGTTTGGTTTGATAAATTTCATTGTTGTAATCGGGATTCTGACTGAAAAATTCAGGATAAACAATTTTATCTGAATAAGCACAACCTACCGGGAAAGTATCGCCAACTACAGCCCATTGTGGCTCTCCGAATAAACAAAGCACTTTACCCATATCGTGGATTAAGCCTACCAATACCATCCAATCGGGGTGGCCGTCGTTTCTGATCGCCTCAGATGTTTGCAACAAATGCTGCATCTGGTCTAAATCGGTATCAGGATCAGAATCGTCTACTAACTTATTCAAAAAATCAAACGCACTCCAGATAGGCATCTCTTGTTTGTCGAACTTTAAGTAATCTGCTTTTTTCTGCTTTACGAAATCGTATGTTTGATAGGTATGGTTAAGTCTGTAAAATTCTTTTACACTATCCTTTTCTGTTTCTTCGTAATTTCTGAACTGCTCTTCTTTTTTGTCAGCATTGATGTTTTTAGGATCCGGATAGCGGGTTAATATATCATCTTCCCATTGATCAAGATTTTGCAACGGATTTTGGTTATCCTCTGACGATGCACTTTGGTTTCTCATAAGGCTAGAAATTGATTTGAATAAAATTTTGTTGGTTGTTGGGTTAAAGTTGAGTTTTTGAAAGCTTAAAATTTTATGTTTGACCAACTTTATTTACTTAAACGATTACGTAAAATCTTATTTCGTACTGCGGAATACGAATTAAAATTTTAATTTGAGTGGTTGCAATTTGTTGCCGGCTTAGCAGATGCTGTCCGGCCTGGGTTTATGTTAGCGAAACATACAAAAGAAAAAAATTGACGATGATGTTGCGATTATTTTATATTTGCGTGTGCGGCCAGCTATTTATTCATAATTGAAAAGATATTGGGCTGCTGAACCAGCTAACTTATTTTTAACTTCAACTTCCTCTGTTTATATCCGTATAGCCAGGAAGCTACTGTTTTTGATGAAAGTGCTGATGAAGAAAAGAGCGGGTTTGGCCTATCGTAATTCTCGCGGTAAGGCCGGGTAAACCTCAAAAAACTAACAAACAAAATTAAATACATGGCGGAAACAGTTAATATTAAGCGGTTAGCTCAGGAATTGAACATTTCTATCGCAACCGTTTCTAAGGCCCTCAACGACAGTCATGAAATCAGTTTAAAAACCAAAAACAGGGTGTGGACTTTGGCTAAAGAACTGAATTATACACCAAATCCGGCAGCGAGTAACCTTCGGAGCAATAAAACAAAAACTGTTGCAGTAGTTATCCCCTGCGTAGCCAATAATTTTTTCTCCTTATCCATCATGGGGATTGAAGAAATAGCCCGGCAGTATGGTTACCATGTGCTCATTTATCAAACCCACGAAAACATAGAGGCAGAAAAAGCTTTTACCAACAGTTTGTTAAACGGGAGGGTAGATGGTATTCTTACTTCGGTATCAAGCAGTGAATACAATAGTGAATATTATGCCAATCTGGTTAAGAAAATCCCGCTGGTATTTTTCGATCGGGTGTATGAAAACCTGGATGCGGTTAAAGTAACTACTGATGATTATGAAATTGCTTTTCAGGCCACTGAACATTTAATTGAGTGTGGCTGTACCAAAATTGCCTATTTATTTGGTCTCGAAAATCTTCCGGCAGGTAAAGCAAGGTTTGCGGGTTATCTGGACGCACTGAAATCACATGGGCTGGCGCCTTCGGATGAACTCGTGATTAAATATCATGATGATGAAGAATTTAACCTGCAACAGATCAAGGAATTGCTTGGGAAGTATAAACCCGATGCACTGTTTTCTTCTATTGAAGAATTCATCATTCCTGCTTATTGTGCCTGTAGAGAATTGGGTTTACAGATTCCGGATGATGTTAAAGTACTCAGCTTTTCTAACCTGAGTACGGCAAAACTCTTAAGTCCTTCGCTTACAACAATTTCGCAGCCTGCCTTTGAAATTGGACGTGAAGCAGCAAAATGTCTTTTCAAAATCCTTCACAATAAACAACTGGATGATGAGCAGAATATCATATTAAAATCTGTATTAACCAAACGCGAATCTACAGGTTGTTAACAGTATAAATTTAGGTTATTGCCGGCTGATAGGCGAAAACGTTTACGTAATTAAATAATTGAATTAAACCTTCAACATTGGGATTTTTTCTGACTTTTAAAAAAAACCAAATGTAAAAAATCTTTATGAATCACTTGTCTGTATTCGATTATGTTGTTTTTTTAATGTATTTTATCATTGTTTCGGCATACGGCTATTGGGTTTATCGAAGCAAGAAACAAAAACGTACTGATACGAAGGATTATTTTTTAGCAGAAGGCTCACTCACCTGGTGGGCAATTGGTGCATCTATCATTGCTTCTAATATCTCTGCCGAACATTTTATTGGTATGTCGGGTTCGGGTTTTGCAATGGGGCTTGCCATTGCCAGTTACGAATGGATGGCTGCCGCTACATTAATTATTGTAGCCATATTCTTTCTGCCCATTTACATTAAGAACAAAATTTACACCATGCCACAGTTTCTGTCTAACCGTTATAATAATACGGTAAGTACATTAATGGCTGTTTTTTGGTTGCTTGTTTATGTATTTGTAAACTTAACTTCTATTTTTTTTCTTGGTGCCATTGCTATTGAAACCATTACGGGTATTCCTTTTAATATCTGTATCATTTTTCTGGCCATTTTTTCAGCCATTATCACCCTTGGCGGCATGAAAGTAATTGGTTATACCGATGTAATACAGGTTTTTGTTTTGGTAGCAGGTGGATTGATTACCTGTTATATGGCACTTAAACTGGTAGCTGAAAAACTGGATGCACCCAGCGTTTTGGCCTCGCTTCCTTTGTTACGCAGCGAAGCATCTGATCATTTTCATATGATATTTTCTAAGGGAGATAAATTTTACAATGAATTGCCTGGTATTGCGGTACTGGTAGGTGGTTTATGGATCAATAATTTAAATTATTGGGGTTGTAACCAGTATATTGTTCAGCGGGCATTAGGAGCCGATTTAAAGACTGGGCGTAACGGATTAATATTTGCCGCGTTTTTGAAATTACTCATTCCGGTAATTGTTGTTATTCCAGGTATTGCAGCCTACGTGCTTTATCAACGTGGTTATTTCCATTCCGAAATGCTCGATGCAGCCGGAACAGTTAAGCCCGATCATGCTTACCCGGTCCTGATGAATTTATTACCCGCAGGAATAAAAGGACTGGCTTTTGCTGCGCTTACTGCTGCTATCGTAGCCTCACTTGCCGGAAAATGTAATAGCATTGCCACTATTTTTACACTTGATATTTATAAGAAGTTTATTAAACCCGAAGCTTCAGAAAACCGATTGGTTTCGGTTGGTCGCTGGTCTGTGGTTGTCGCATCTTTAATCGCTATCGTTATCGCTCCGGCATTGCGCAGTTTCGATCAGGTTTATCAGTTTATTCAGGAATATGTAGGTTTTATTTCGCCGGGTGTTTTTGCAATCTTTTTACTGGGCTTTTTCTGGAAGAAAACCACTTCACGTGCAGCGCTTACCGCTTCTTTATTAACCATCCCTTTATCTACTTTTTTTAAATTCCTGCCTACTCTAACCAGCGGCGCTATTGCACCGATGCCTTTCTTGAACAGGATGTCGTGGGTATTTGTGATTATTATGGGTTTAATGGTTCTGGTAACCTTAACCGATCCTAAAAGTGAAAATAACCCGCAGGGATTGAAAATTGACAGCAGTATGTTTAAGGTTACTCCGGCGTTTACCATTGCCTCGGTTATTATCTGTGGTATTCTTGCAGCGCTTTATACCGTCTTTTGGTAAGCAAGTCATGGCTTAAAATAACCCATTGTATATTTATAACGAATTGAAATGAAGATTAGAATTTTACTTTTTTTTGCACTGCTGATTTCTTTCAGTGGGATGGCCCAAAACAAATTATATAATATTAAAAAATACGGTGCAGTTGGCGATGGCAAAACGAACGATGCAGCTGCCATTCAGAAAGCTATCAATGCCTGTTCTGCAGCAGGGGGTGGACAGGTAATTGTACCCGCCGGGAATGTATTTTTAGCCGGTCCTTTTAACTTAAAATCGTTTGTTGATTTAAGGGTAGAAGGTGGTGCTAAACTCCTGGCCAGTCCTGATGAAAAACTGTATACGCAAAGTGCTTTTAGAGGCAATAAAGGTGAAGGTACCATCTGGATAGGCGGAGAAAAACTAGAACAGGTGAGCATTAGCGGAACAGGGGTGATTGATGGGAATGGAATTTCGTTTATGGGGGAGGAGCTTAGCGACTCGTATGTTTTAAAACCTTTTAATGTTGTAGATCCGCGACCGCATTTGCTTACGCTAACCGGCTGTAATAAACTGAATATAGATGGGGTAACTTTTCAAAATTCTGCCTACTGGACCGTTCATTTAATCGGTTGTAATGATGTTTCGATATCCAATATAACATTACTCAACAGCATTAAAATCCGTAATAGTGATGGAATTGATCTTGATCACAGTAAAAATGTGCGGATTACCAATTGTTTTATTGAATCGGGTGATGACTGTATCTGCTTAAAAAACAGACGTGAATTTGAAGAATATGGCGCCTGTGAAAACATTGTAGTTAGTAACTGTACCATGACCTCCAGCTCATGTGCCATTAAAATAGGTTCAGAAAATATGGACCGGATTAGCAATGTACTGATCAATAACTGCAATATCAGAAAGAGCAACCGCGGTATTGGTATTCAAAACCGTGATGAGGGTACCGTAAATAATGTGATTTTTTCTAACCTGTTTATCGAATCGAAACTTTTTTCGGATGTATGGTGGGGCAAGGCGGAGCCGATTTATATTACCGCTTATCCAAGAGCAACCAGCAACAATAAAGATGCTGGCTGGCGTTTACCGAAGGGCCAAACCAAGGGCAAGGTTGGAGCAGTTAAAAATATTTATTTCAGTAATATCAGATGTACAGGAGAAAGTGGTGTATACATCAGTGGTGAAAGTCCTGATAAAATTTCTGAGATCTATTTTGACCAGGTTAGTGTTTACCTTGATAAAACAACAAAAGAAGCAGGAGGAGTATATGACCGCAGGCCAAGCAATGTTGAAGGGCTCGTTAAAAGTGCGATTGCGGGGTTTTATTTTGAAAATACCGGATACATCAGCCTACTTAACAGCAATGTAGTATGGGGTACAAATAAGCCAGACTATGCAGGAAAAGCTTTGGAGGAAAAGAATGTGAGTAAACTTAAAACAGTTAACTTTAGCGAAACTACAGTAGAGAAGTAAAGAAATTTAAATACCTGGGCTACGTTCGTGAGCCAGCCCTGTTGCAATTTATATATTAGTTTATCTGTTGCTTTCCGGTGTTATTGGTGTCAATTTCAGCTAATGCAGCTGTAATTTCATTAATGGTTTTGATACTGAAAATATGTCTGCCAGTTAACCACCTTTTGATTTCATCAGGATTAATATCCAATATAAACGCCAGGTCGTTTTCAGTTGAACCTTTTACGGCAAGTAATGCTGTCGTTTTAAGGGCAACTTCCAGGTTTAGCTGTTCTAGTTTCTCAATTGCAGGATTTCCGGTTTCTTCCAGCCAGATAGAAACAAAATCGTTTTCTTCCATTTTATAATTTTACTTTTAGTACAACGGTTTGCCTGAACAAACAACCCGCTTTTAGGGCGGCAAATTTAGTGATTAAGCGTATTATTGCAAACCAGAATCAAAAGAAAGATTTTAATCAAATTAAAGTTTAAATTAAATCAATTTACAAATGGCATCAGATCAGAAATTCGTGGACTTTGTTATCGATCAGATTGGTTATTCCGGACAGGTTACCTGTAAGAAAATGTTTGGTGAATACGGTTTGTATTTTGACTATAAGTTATTTGCGCTCGTATGCGATAATAAATTGTTTGTTAAGCCTACTTTATCGGGAAGAGCATATATAATTGACGTTGTGGAAGCACCACCTTATCCGGGCGCAAAAAATCAATTTCTAATAGAAGAGCAGTTGGAAAATAGCGATTGGCTAAAAAAACTGGTAAGCATCACCGTAGCTGAACTGCCCGAGCCCAAACCCAGGAAAAAGAAATAAAGGCAGGATTTAACTTTAGTACTGATGTATAAATTACTAAAAAACTTATTGGCTGTTGTAACCTTGTTTAAATTTCGTAACAAGCTTGTTTTATTGCCCTGAATTAAGGGTTTTAGTACTGACGCAGATTGTTGTAGTAGATATTTTAGCTATATTGGAAGTATGAAAAATTTAGTCCTGTTTCTATTATTATCACTTTTTCTTCGTCCTTTATTTGCACAGCAAACGCAAAAGCCGATGCTGTACGGTAACAGCTGGATGGCCATCACGGGAAAGCCGATGGCAGCAACAGCAGGGTCAATGATCTTTCAGCAAGGAGGAAATGCTGTTGATGCGGCGTGTGCCATGTTAGCTGCTACTTGCACCATGTGGGATACCTTGAGCTGGGGAGGAGAAACACAGGCGCTGATTTACAATCCGAATACCAAAAAGGTAATCGCCATAAACGCAATGGGTGTTGCCCCAACCGGAGCAACCGTAGCCTTTTTTAAAGCTAAAGGTTATAGTTTTCCGCCAGAATACGGTCCTTTGGCCGCCACCACCCCGGGTACACCCGGCGGCCTGATCTACATGCTGAGTAAATACGGTAGCATGAGTTTGGGTCAGGTTTTAGCACCTGCCATGCACATGGCCGCAGGTTACACGATAGAAGCACAGGCTGCAAATAGTATGGAGCGGGATAAACAATTAATTAAAACCTGGCCTTACAGTAAAAAGGTATTGTTGCCACATTTGGGTGAGAAACGGGAGGCGCCAGAAGCAGGGGAAGTTTTTGTTCAAAAAGATCTGTTGGCCACCCTAACCAAAATGGTTGAAGCAGAACAAGCAGCGTTAAAGAAAGGAAGCAACCGACAAGAGGCATTAATGGCCGCTTATGATCGTTTTTATAAAGGAGACATCGCGAAAGAATTTGTTCGCGGAAGCAAAGAACAAGGTGGTTTAATTACCATGGATGATCTTGCGAAATGGAAACCGGTTGAAGAAGAAGCGCTAAGCATCGATTATAAAGGAATTAAAGTGTACAAGTTAAAACAGTGGACACAGGGTCCGGTTTTACTCCAGGCATTGAATATATTAGAGAATTTTGATCTAAAAGCAATGGGCTACAATAGCTCGAAATATATCCATACTGTTTATCAGGCTATGAATCTGTCATTCGCCGACCGTGATTTTTACTATGGAGATCCTAATCAAAATC
This genomic interval carries:
- a CDS encoding sodium/sugar symporter, producing the protein MNHLSVFDYVVFLMYFIIVSAYGYWVYRSKKQKRTDTKDYFLAEGSLTWWAIGASIIASNISAEHFIGMSGSGFAMGLAIASYEWMAAATLIIVAIFFLPIYIKNKIYTMPQFLSNRYNNTVSTLMAVFWLLVYVFVNLTSIFFLGAIAIETITGIPFNICIIFLAIFSAIITLGGMKVIGYTDVIQVFVLVAGGLITCYMALKLVAEKLDAPSVLASLPLLRSEASDHFHMIFSKGDKFYNELPGIAVLVGGLWINNLNYWGCNQYIVQRALGADLKTGRNGLIFAAFLKLLIPVIVVIPGIAAYVLYQRGYFHSEMLDAAGTVKPDHAYPVLMNLLPAGIKGLAFAALTAAIVASLAGKCNSIATIFTLDIYKKFIKPEASENRLVSVGRWSVVVASLIAIVIAPALRSFDQVYQFIQEYVGFISPGVFAIFLLGFFWKKTTSRAALTASLLTIPLSTFFKFLPTLTSGAIAPMPFLNRMSWVFVIIMGLMVLVTLTDPKSENNPQGLKIDSSMFKVTPAFTIASVIICGILAALYTVFW
- a CDS encoding glycoside hydrolase family 28 protein: MKIRILLFFALLISFSGMAQNKLYNIKKYGAVGDGKTNDAAAIQKAINACSAAGGGQVIVPAGNVFLAGPFNLKSFVDLRVEGGAKLLASPDEKLYTQSAFRGNKGEGTIWIGGEKLEQVSISGTGVIDGNGISFMGEELSDSYVLKPFNVVDPRPHLLTLTGCNKLNIDGVTFQNSAYWTVHLIGCNDVSISNITLLNSIKIRNSDGIDLDHSKNVRITNCFIESGDDCICLKNRREFEEYGACENIVVSNCTMTSSSCAIKIGSENMDRISNVLINNCNIRKSNRGIGIQNRDEGTVNNVIFSNLFIESKLFSDVWWGKAEPIYITAYPRATSNNKDAGWRLPKGQTKGKVGAVKNIYFSNIRCTGESGVYISGESPDKISEIYFDQVSVYLDKTTKEAGGVYDRRPSNVEGLVKSAIAGFYFENTGYISLLNSNVVWGTNKPDYAGKALEEKNVSKLKTVNFSETTVEK
- a CDS encoding TonB-dependent receptor, coding for MRFKCTRLKYSGIFMLLLLISQVFNVTYAQTERKITGNLLDNTNQPVIGASVSVKGTSKVTSTGTDGSFSISAKTGDKILFSFLGYQTKELTVGTASTYKVTILESTAALNDVVVVGYGKSSRKALTSSISSVKGDDLNRGAISDIGQMLQGKVPGLNITKNGDPTKTAAIIMRGASTLRDGAQSPLFVIDGVVGADISILAPDDIATIDVLKDAAASAIYGNRAANGVIMVTTKKGVAGQTQISYNGYFGVENVSNRYDMMDSDQLRAFLAKTNTALTPANDKGANTNWQNEVQRSNALSYNHNVSLSGGTEQTTYNASINYFNQKGIIKASGLDRFIGRVGLEQKAFNDKLKLSFNLSNSVSNADLVPYRNTVLSQMLTYLPTAPVRNPDGSYFDNLIQSNYYNPVSMLENGKENVKTKNILGSVSANLKLPFGFTYDINVSYQNTENIFGAFYNSIYTSRYNNVRNTPEPPAPLAFISLVGQNGVAQRNTYQNTNKILETYLTWNKKFGDHDINAVVGYSYQQSLNNDGFQATSTNFPVNDVGYNNLSLGNPYAIPDFRVNFNPDVTYQEILLISDFARVNYNYKNKYLIQGSIRRDGSNVFGINETWGYYPSVGAAWNIDQENFFKNQNLIGTLKLRGSYGIAGNSAGFAPLTTKLIYGQVGQFYYNGSPREGAYGAIQNENPDLRWEKTATTNIGLDFGLFKGRLTGSVDLYDKKTTDLILSFGVDNNLFPTSLYTANVGELSNKGVELVLNGTPVITDNFSWTTGFNLAHNKNKIVTLSDDSRFNIEDRLTVTPGGGGQSGASIQILSPGQPIGTFFTYKYAGKDANGVSQFYDAAGNVKTQNLLDKTDYYILGNAQPKALIGWSNNIRYKNFDLSIFIRAVLGNKIMNVTRADLFRPSTAQFTNIPVEVENESAADFNSYKYSSRFLENGSYLRLDNATLGYTFKKGIIPGVRSLRLYTTANNLFLITGYKGIDPEINQGGTAPGVDTNNFYPKTRTFLFGLNVSFN
- a CDS encoding RagB/SusD family nutrient uptake outer membrane protein, giving the protein MKNLTKYIAGAALTLGVLSSCHKLDLKVETQLTPETFPQTPQHFVQLTGQVYVQLRQNWSTDYFFMQSLSTDEAIMPARGGNWYDGGVSEAHHKHTWNKDNGHVGSGWGWLSGVISKANQSLFLLKNAPESPAKTSALAEVRATRALAFFMMMDLWGNIPVVTTFGETTPPETKSRTEVFNFIEAELKEVIPNLSTATGAATYGRPNRYTAYAILAKMYLNAEVYTGTSKYNEAVAMCDAIIGAPSTPYSLESDFKKMFFIDNGPQIKEFIFAIPFDPGFSNGTMIYSRYSLPRSLQEKFSLKFTPSAPMSTLPEYYANFNDPNDKRNAQWIKGLQFLNNGRPVTVATTKKGYDQFYTGSDGSAPLTYQVDITPTVTLRDASRPFDAGNDEIAWNMGYRNNKFYCDSTSSSRNQNNDVPVFRYSDILLMKAEAILRGATPTQGQTALSLVNQLRAVRTTSPAWTAVTLEDLYKERCREFSWECWHRNDMIRFGKYEGSWGFKTDAQTFHRIMPIPASALILNPKLKQNPGYN
- a CDS encoding TfoX/Sxy family protein, giving the protein MASDQKFVDFVIDQIGYSGQVTCKKMFGEYGLYFDYKLFALVCDNKLFVKPTLSGRAYIIDVVEAPPYPGAKNQFLIEEQLENSDWLKKLVSITVAELPEPKPRKKK
- a CDS encoding LacI family DNA-binding transcriptional regulator, giving the protein MAETVNIKRLAQELNISIATVSKALNDSHEISLKTKNRVWTLAKELNYTPNPAASNLRSNKTKTVAVVIPCVANNFFSLSIMGIEEIARQYGYHVLIYQTHENIEAEKAFTNSLLNGRVDGILTSVSSSEYNSEYYANLVKKIPLVFFDRVYENLDAVKVTTDDYEIAFQATEHLIECGCTKIAYLFGLENLPAGKARFAGYLDALKSHGLAPSDELVIKYHDDEEFNLQQIKELLGKYKPDALFSSIEEFIIPAYCACRELGLQIPDDVKVLSFSNLSTAKLLSPSLTTISQPAFEIGREAAKCLFKILHNKQLDDEQNIILKSVLTKRESTGC
- a CDS encoding inositol oxygenase translates to MRNQSASSEDNQNPLQNLDQWEDDILTRYPDPKNINADKKEEQFRNYEETEKDSVKEFYRLNHTYQTYDFVKQKKADYLKFDKQEMPIWSAFDFLNKLVDDSDPDTDLDQMQHLLQTSEAIRNDGHPDWMVLVGLIHDMGKVLCLFGEPQWAVVGDTFPVGCAYSDKIVYPEFFSQNPDYNNEIYQTKLGVYTQNCGLDNVDMSWGHDEYVYHMMKPYLPEPGLYMLRYHSFYSQHRENAYDHLMNEKDHEMFKWVNLFNPYDLYSKNPNQKSWEELESYYKALVAKYLPATIKF